The proteins below come from a single Nocardioides eburneiflavus genomic window:
- a CDS encoding ABC transporter transmembrane domain-containing protein has translation MQDFPPRTATFFSGQDDAPSPDPDTRTPAAFLRWVLGQQKALIALSSLCYALWFLPMTLGPWIFGRAVDDGIVGGSTAALLAWAALLLGVVVVGAVFGIVSHTLVVRTWLVGLYGALEMVTRKVVQMGHVLPRRSPTGEVLSVASSDSDEFGALTEILARSVGQLVSYLTVAFIVLTMSWQLGLLTLVAAPVLVGAALPLLRPLHRRQQLERSRTSDLTSLATDIVAGLRILRGIGGEQTFGANYDRQSQSAKQAGVAAGIWQAVVEAVGVLLSGVFLVALVWLGTRQVEAGTLTVGQLITFLGYGLFMVGPIRTFFEFAQKGVRSMVSARKAIAIFEQRPPWRGPADPVALDGTAALHDAASGLTVQPGILTVVVSAVPEQSSALADRLGRYLPADTEPVPEDGEDGTRGRAARRARAEKARERARIAALDEERAGRDWGVALGGVDLARADLADVRRQVLVSDTGSQLFAGTLQDAIDPHGRLSREQAEHALRVANAEDVYDALPEGWQGQLDERGRGLSGGQRQRVVLARAIAADPPVLVLVEPTSAVDAHTEARVAERVAETRRGRTTVVTTVSPLWLHHADRVVLLHDGTVVAEGRHADLLEVDDYRRVVARALDEEEAAR, from the coding sequence ATGCAGGACTTCCCACCCCGGACCGCGACGTTCTTCTCGGGTCAAGACGACGCCCCCTCCCCGGACCCCGACACCCGGACCCCTGCCGCGTTCCTGAGGTGGGTGCTCGGCCAGCAGAAGGCGCTGATCGCGCTGTCCTCGCTCTGCTACGCGCTGTGGTTCCTGCCGATGACCCTCGGCCCGTGGATCTTCGGTCGCGCCGTCGACGACGGCATCGTGGGCGGCTCGACGGCGGCCCTGCTCGCCTGGGCCGCACTCTTGCTCGGGGTCGTCGTGGTCGGTGCCGTCTTCGGCATCGTGTCGCACACGCTGGTGGTGCGCACGTGGCTCGTCGGCCTCTACGGCGCGCTCGAGATGGTCACCCGCAAGGTCGTGCAGATGGGGCACGTGCTGCCCCGCCGCTCGCCGACCGGCGAGGTGCTCAGCGTGGCCTCGAGCGACTCCGACGAGTTCGGCGCGCTCACCGAGATCCTGGCCCGCAGTGTCGGCCAGCTCGTCTCCTACCTGACCGTCGCCTTCATCGTGCTGACCATGTCGTGGCAGCTCGGCCTGCTCACGCTGGTCGCCGCCCCCGTGCTCGTCGGCGCCGCGCTGCCGCTGCTCCGGCCGCTGCACCGCCGCCAGCAGCTCGAGCGCTCGCGCACCTCCGATCTCACCTCGCTGGCCACCGACATCGTCGCCGGCCTGCGGATCCTGCGCGGCATCGGCGGCGAGCAGACCTTCGGCGCCAACTACGACCGCCAGTCGCAGTCGGCGAAGCAGGCCGGCGTCGCAGCCGGCATCTGGCAGGCCGTCGTCGAGGCGGTCGGCGTGCTGCTCTCCGGCGTCTTCCTCGTCGCGCTGGTCTGGCTGGGCACCCGTCAGGTCGAGGCCGGCACCCTCACCGTCGGCCAGCTCATCACGTTCCTCGGCTACGGCCTGTTCATGGTCGGGCCGATCCGTACGTTCTTCGAGTTCGCCCAGAAGGGCGTGCGCTCGATGGTGAGCGCCCGCAAGGCCATCGCGATCTTCGAGCAGCGGCCGCCGTGGCGCGGCCCGGCGGACCCCGTCGCCCTCGACGGCACCGCCGCCCTCCACGACGCGGCCAGCGGCCTGACGGTGCAGCCCGGCATCCTCACGGTCGTCGTCAGCGCGGTCCCCGAGCAGAGCTCGGCGCTGGCCGACCGGCTCGGGCGCTACCTGCCCGCCGACACCGAGCCCGTCCCGGAGGACGGCGAGGACGGCACGCGGGGCCGCGCCGCCCGACGCGCCCGCGCCGAGAAGGCCCGCGAGCGCGCCCGGATCGCCGCCCTCGACGAGGAGCGCGCCGGGCGCGACTGGGGCGTCGCCCTCGGCGGCGTCGACCTGGCCCGTGCGGACCTGGCCGACGTACGCCGCCAGGTGCTGGTCAGCGACACCGGCAGCCAGCTGTTCGCCGGGACCCTCCAGGACGCCATCGACCCGCACGGCCGGCTCAGCCGCGAGCAGGCCGAGCACGCCCTGCGCGTCGCCAACGCCGAGGACGTCTACGACGCGCTGCCCGAGGGGTGGCAGGGCCAGCTCGACGAGCGAGGCCGCGGACTCTCCGGCGGCCAGCGCCAGCGGGTGGTCCTCGCCCGGGCGATCGCCGCGGACCCTCCGGTCCTGGTGCTCGTGGAGCCCACCTCGGCCGTCGACGCCCACACCGAGGCCCGGGTCGCCGAGCGGGTCGCCGAGACCCGCCGGGGCCGCACGACGGTGGTCACGACCGTCTCGCCCCTGTGGCTGCACCACGCCGACCGCGTCGTGCTGCTGCACGACGGCACGGTCGTGGCCGAGGGCCGGCACGCCGACCTGCTCGAGGTCGACGACTACCGCCGCGTGGTCGCCCGCGCCCTCGACGAGGAGGAGGCCGCCCGATGA
- a CDS encoding ABC transporter ATP-binding protein, which produces MSTSHDLLATSAATWRDRAEDPPAIPHELRPPQGVGARERHRALWQRHALRRQRAEDVYAASRNPARGWPVSGNRAVLAFFGDLVRSRKRSFALLVALNALAAGSALVVPRLLGELVNRVQTQGAAVEGLDTLALVVVGVVLLQALFTFGAQRTSTHFGQDLLASAREYIVGTILRLPVGRVEGASTGDLVTRVTRDVGTMARSVQWGVPRLLISLLTVVLSVVAMLLNSLVLAVPALVVFALCAPAVRTYLTRAPKAYITEGATYSRINTTLTETVEGARTVEALGLSAARVRAGSDDIEVSAQAERYGMTLRNVLFAALNGAFQVPQVVTLLVGAYAYSRGWVDLGQITAAMLYVVALGEPLDAVIGEVDRLQVGAASTSRLLGIAEVPPDREPGDRLPDGVELVGEDLRFAYREGHDVLHGVDLRLRTGERLAVVGPSGSGKSTLGRLLSGINRPRTGSARVGGVDLVDLPLEVLRTEVALVTQEHHVFIGTVRDNIVLAREDSSDDAVREALRAVGSLAWVERLPDGLDTMIGSGRFALTPAQAQQVALARLIIADPHTLVLDEATSLIDPRTARTLEGSMNNLLEGRTVVAIAHRLHTAHDADRIAVVMDGLVVELGSHDELLEVDGEYAALWRAWTS; this is translated from the coding sequence ATGAGCACCAGCCACGACCTCCTCGCCACGTCGGCCGCCACCTGGCGCGACCGGGCCGAGGACCCGCCCGCCATCCCGCACGAGCTGCGCCCGCCGCAGGGTGTCGGCGCGCGGGAGCGCCACCGGGCGCTGTGGCAGCGCCACGCCCTGCGCCGCCAGCGCGCCGAGGACGTCTACGCCGCCTCCCGCAACCCCGCGCGCGGCTGGCCGGTGTCGGGCAACAGGGCGGTGCTCGCCTTCTTCGGCGACCTGGTGCGCAGCCGCAAGCGGTCGTTCGCCCTGCTCGTCGCCCTCAACGCGCTCGCCGCCGGCTCCGCGCTGGTGGTGCCGCGGCTGCTCGGCGAGCTGGTGAACCGCGTCCAGACGCAGGGCGCGGCCGTCGAGGGCCTCGACACGCTGGCGCTCGTCGTCGTCGGCGTGGTCCTGCTCCAGGCGCTCTTCACCTTCGGTGCCCAGCGCACCTCCACGCACTTCGGCCAGGACCTCCTCGCCTCGGCCCGCGAGTACATCGTCGGCACGATCCTGCGGCTGCCGGTCGGCCGGGTGGAGGGCGCGAGCACCGGCGACCTGGTCACCCGCGTCACCCGCGACGTCGGCACCATGGCCCGCAGCGTGCAGTGGGGCGTACCCCGCCTGCTGATCTCGCTCCTGACGGTCGTGCTGTCCGTGGTGGCGATGCTGCTCAACTCCCTCGTGCTCGCGGTGCCGGCGCTCGTGGTGTTCGCCCTGTGCGCGCCGGCGGTCCGCACCTACCTCACGCGCGCCCCCAAGGCGTACATCACCGAGGGTGCGACCTACTCGCGGATCAACACCACCCTCACCGAGACCGTCGAGGGTGCCCGCACCGTCGAGGCGCTCGGGCTCTCGGCCGCGCGGGTGCGCGCCGGCTCCGACGACATCGAGGTCTCTGCGCAGGCCGAGCGCTACGGCATGACGCTGCGCAACGTGCTCTTCGCCGCCCTCAACGGCGCCTTCCAGGTCCCGCAGGTGGTCACGCTGCTGGTGGGCGCGTACGCCTACAGCCGCGGGTGGGTCGACCTCGGGCAGATCACCGCCGCGATGCTCTACGTCGTGGCGCTGGGCGAGCCCCTCGACGCCGTCATCGGCGAGGTCGACCGGCTCCAGGTCGGGGCCGCCTCGACCAGCCGCCTGCTCGGCATCGCGGAGGTGCCGCCCGACCGCGAGCCCGGCGACCGGCTCCCCGACGGCGTCGAGCTGGTGGGCGAGGACCTGCGCTTCGCCTACCGGGAGGGCCACGACGTGCTGCACGGCGTCGACCTGCGGCTGCGTACGGGCGAGCGGCTGGCGGTGGTCGGGCCGAGCGGCTCGGGCAAGTCGACGCTCGGCCGGCTGCTGTCGGGCATCAACCGCCCCCGCACCGGGTCGGCCCGGGTCGGCGGCGTCGACCTGGTCGACCTCCCGCTCGAGGTGCTGCGCACGGAGGTCGCGCTGGTCACCCAGGAGCACCACGTCTTCATCGGCACGGTGCGCGACAACATCGTGCTCGCGCGCGAGGACTCCTCGGACGACGCCGTGCGCGAGGCGCTGCGCGCGGTCGGCTCCCTCGCCTGGGTCGAGCGGCTCCCCGACGGCCTCGACACCATGATCGGGTCCGGGCGCTTCGCCCTCACCCCGGCGCAGGCGCAGCAGGTGGCACTCGCCCGGCTGATCATCGCCGACCCTCACACGCTCGTGCTCGACGAGGCCACGTCGCTGATCGACCCCCGCACCGCGCGCACGCTCGAGGGCTCGATGAACAACCTGCTCGAGGGGCGGACCGTCGTCGCGATCGCCCACCGCCTCCACACCGCCCACGACGCCGACCGCATCGCGGTGGTGATGGACGGGCTCGTGGTCGAGCTCGGCAGCCACGACGAGCTGCTCGAGGTCGACGGGGAGTACGCCGCGCTCTGGCGGGCCTGGACCTCCTGA
- a CDS encoding multidrug effflux MFS transporter → MTSAPGTRPARGTLALVPFVLALLSMIGPFSIDTPFPAFSQMGDALDVSAGELQLVVTAYMLAFAAMSVFHGPLSDAVGRKPVIVWSLAAYAVASAACAFAPTLEWLLVGRVVQGLAAGGSTIVSRTIIRDLFDGAEAQRLMSQVAVIFGLAPAIAPVVGGLLVQVGPWETVFWFMAALAVVLLAGTLALLPESHPPERRVPLRVGEIVAGLAAVVVVPAFHRMAWAGTLVFGAQFLYIGGAAIFVVDLLGEGELDFWKLFLPMIGAMVVGSVLSGRLGRLVTSSQLVSAGYAASAAGALLGVVVALTPAGEVLPWAATGIALVAFGNGLAFPNIQLLMLDLVPTRRGAVMSASSFVTLVFNAVSAAVLAPYAGRSVLGFAVAAAVCVLLGWACWGWHQHISRTSVPA, encoded by the coding sequence ATGACCAGCGCGCCGGGGACCCGCCCGGCCCGCGGCACCCTGGCGCTGGTCCCGTTCGTGCTGGCGCTGCTGTCCATGATCGGCCCGTTCAGCATCGACACCCCGTTCCCCGCGTTCTCGCAGATGGGCGACGCCCTCGACGTCTCCGCCGGGGAGCTGCAGCTCGTGGTGACGGCCTACATGCTGGCGTTCGCGGCGATGAGCGTCTTCCACGGACCGTTGTCCGACGCGGTCGGCCGCAAGCCGGTGATCGTCTGGTCGCTGGCGGCGTACGCCGTCGCCTCCGCTGCGTGCGCGTTCGCGCCGACCCTCGAGTGGCTGCTCGTCGGGCGCGTGGTGCAGGGGCTGGCGGCCGGCGGCTCGACGATCGTGAGCCGCACGATCATCCGCGACCTGTTCGACGGCGCCGAGGCGCAACGCCTGATGAGCCAGGTTGCCGTGATCTTCGGGCTGGCCCCGGCGATCGCCCCGGTCGTCGGCGGGCTGCTGGTGCAGGTCGGTCCCTGGGAGACGGTCTTCTGGTTCATGGCGGCGCTCGCGGTGGTCCTCCTGGCCGGCACGCTCGCGCTGCTGCCGGAGAGCCACCCGCCCGAGCGCCGCGTCCCGCTCCGGGTCGGCGAGATCGTCGCGGGCCTCGCCGCCGTCGTCGTCGTGCCCGCCTTCCACCGGATGGCCTGGGCCGGCACGCTCGTCTTCGGCGCCCAGTTCCTCTACATCGGCGGCGCCGCGATCTTCGTCGTCGACCTGCTCGGCGAGGGCGAGCTGGACTTCTGGAAGCTCTTCCTGCCGATGATCGGGGCGATGGTGGTCGGCTCGGTCCTGAGCGGTCGCCTCGGCCGGCTCGTGACCAGCTCCCAGCTGGTGTCCGCCGGGTACGCCGCCAGCGCCGCCGGCGCGCTCCTCGGCGTCGTCGTGGCGCTGACCCCCGCCGGCGAGGTGCTGCCGTGGGCGGCGACCGGCATCGCGCTGGTCGCCTTCGGCAACGGCCTGGCCTTCCCCAACATCCAGCTGCTGATGCTCGACCTCGTCCCCACCCGTCGAGGTGCGGTCATGTCGGCGTCGTCGTTCGTCACGCTGGTGTTCAACGCGGTCAGCGCGGCCGTGCTCGCCCCGTACGCCGGCCGCTCCGTCCTCGGCTTCGCCGTCGCCGCCGCCGTGTGCGTGCTCCTCGGCTGGGCGTGCTGGGGCTGGCACCAGCACATCTCGCGCACGTCGGTCCCGGCCTGA
- a CDS encoding homogentisate 1,2-dioxygenase: MAYYRALGRLPRQRHTQLRDEDGQLFREELMGEEGFSSDSSLLYRRGVPSAITDSQVWELGDQARTPNHPLKPRHLKLHDLFPVVEQGEGRARVDTTGSCPVEGRRLVLGNNDVRIAYVVTGTEPSPLYRNAIGDECVYVESGSGTVETVFGVLPYRSGDYVVIPRATDHRWVPAEASRLYAIEANSHIHPPKRYLSRFGQLLEHAPYCERDLHGPAETFQAEGTDVEVLVKHRTSAGIVGTRLTYATHPFDVVGWDGCLYPYTFNIEDYMPITGKVHQPPPVHQVFEGWNFVICNFLPRKVDYHELAIPVPYYHSNVDSDEVMFYVGGDYEARKGSGIGIGSISLHPGGHAHGPQPSAIEASLGVQYFEESAVMVDTFAPLELGEGGLAVEDPAYAWTWAGRGPNPSGPASDEDGGPAVFSNS, translated from the coding sequence ATGGCCTACTACCGAGCACTGGGCCGGCTGCCGCGCCAGCGCCACACGCAGCTGCGCGACGAGGACGGGCAGCTCTTCCGCGAGGAGCTGATGGGCGAGGAGGGATTCTCGTCCGACTCCTCGTTGCTCTACCGCCGCGGCGTCCCGAGCGCGATCACCGACAGCCAGGTCTGGGAGCTCGGCGACCAGGCCCGCACCCCCAACCACCCGCTCAAGCCGCGCCACCTCAAGCTGCACGACCTCTTCCCGGTGGTTGAGCAGGGCGAGGGACGAGCCCGTGTCGACACCACGGGAAGCTGCCCCGTGGAGGGCCGCCGGCTGGTCCTCGGCAACAACGACGTCCGCATCGCCTACGTCGTCACCGGCACCGAGCCCTCGCCGCTGTACCGCAACGCCATCGGTGACGAGTGCGTCTACGTCGAGTCCGGCAGCGGCACCGTCGAGACCGTGTTCGGCGTCCTGCCCTACCGCTCTGGCGACTACGTGGTGATCCCGCGCGCGACCGACCACCGCTGGGTGCCGGCCGAGGCCTCCCGGCTCTACGCGATCGAGGCCAACAGCCACATCCACCCGCCCAAGCGCTACCTCTCGCGCTTCGGCCAGCTCCTCGAGCACGCGCCCTACTGCGAGCGTGACCTGCACGGCCCGGCCGAGACGTTCCAGGCCGAGGGCACCGACGTCGAGGTGCTGGTCAAGCACCGCACCAGTGCCGGCATCGTCGGCACCCGGCTGACCTACGCCACCCATCCGTTCGACGTGGTCGGCTGGGACGGCTGCCTCTACCCCTACACGTTCAACATCGAGGACTACATGCCGATCACCGGCAAGGTCCACCAGCCGCCCCCGGTGCACCAGGTCTTCGAGGGCTGGAACTTCGTGATCTGCAACTTCCTGCCCCGCAAGGTCGACTACCACGAGCTCGCGATCCCCGTGCCCTACTACCACTCCAACGTCGACTCCGACGAGGTCATGTTCTACGTCGGCGGCGACTACGAGGCGCGCAAGGGCTCCGGCATCGGGATCGGCTCGATCAGCCTGCACCCCGGCGGCCACGCCCACGGCCCGCAGCCGAGTGCGATCGAGGCGTCGCTCGGCGTGCAGTACTTCGAGGAGTCCGCCGTCATGGTCGACACCTTCGCCCCACTCGAGCTGGGCGAGGGCGGCCTCGCCGTGGAGGACCCGGCGTACGCCTGGACCTGGGCCGGACGCGGTCCCAACCCGTCGGGACCCGCCTCGGACGAGGACGGCGGCCCGGCGGTCTTCAGCAACAGCTGA